The following proteins come from a genomic window of Acidimicrobiales bacterium:
- a CDS encoding MarR family transcriptional regulator, with amino-acid sequence MTEDTCSGKLSLTGRPQELLDSPVFLLGYLGSSVKALAFEAFERAGANLHDLGILALLEEGAKDTQAAIADALGLDRGQLVGVLDHLEDQGLIERHRDPKDRRRHMVSLTAAGRRRLEKLRSVLQQMEDEILESLDAKGRSTLHSLLLELGRDEAIDAAARVG; translated from the coding sequence GTGACCGAAGACACATGTAGCGGAAAGCTTTCACTGACCGGACGGCCGCAGGAGCTGCTCGACAGTCCAGTGTTCCTGCTCGGCTACCTGGGCTCATCCGTGAAGGCGCTGGCCTTCGAGGCGTTCGAGCGAGCCGGGGCGAACCTGCATGACCTCGGCATCCTGGCGCTCCTCGAGGAGGGGGCGAAGGACACCCAGGCGGCCATAGCGGATGCCCTGGGGCTCGACCGCGGTCAGCTCGTGGGAGTGCTCGACCACCTCGAGGACCAGGGCCTGATCGAACGGCACCGCGATCCCAAGGATCGCCGCCGCCACATGGTGAGCCTCACCGCCGCTGGCCGACGCCGACTGGAGAAGCTGCGCTCGGTCCTCCAGCAGATGGAGGACGAGATATTGGAGTCGCTCGACGCCAAGGGCCGCTCCACCCTCCACAGCCTCCTGCTGGAGCTCGGGCGCGACGAGGCGATCGACGCCGCCGCCCGAGTGGGCTAA
- a CDS encoding DHA2 family efflux MFS transporter permease subunit, with protein sequence MTTSLAAQGTAARSDRSRWLALAVIVAAQFMVVLDVAIVNVALPSIKNDLHFSQENLQWVITAYSILFGGALLLGGRLADLFGRRRLFVFALALFAVASLLSGLAWSEGSLIFFRALQGLGGALLSPAALALLMTTFAEGRERNLALGVYGAAAGSGGAAGVLLGGVLTSYLSWSWIFFINVPVGIFLIAVTPRLLRESRAKLQHRTFDLAGAVSITSGLMLLVYAMTRATQIGWGSVDTIAFLSAAVALISAFFVIESRSKAPLLPLRIFRLRTLAGSNLTSLLIGASIFSMFFLLTLYMQQVLHYSAIKTGIAYIALTFSIIAFSGVAQQLTTRFGVRRVLPIGMLFSAAALLLFTQLPVHGQYFWDIFPAFLLAGIGLALAFVPVSIGGLTGVQEADAGIASGLINTSQQIGGAVGLAAAATIATTFTSHYVSSHAGATIQSGAALTHGFQIAFYVLAGLSLLGAVSAAVLIEPRAKAEEVVDAGNPEGAVLEPV encoded by the coding sequence ATGACTACTTCACTCGCCGCGCAAGGTACCGCCGCCCGATCGGACCGGAGTCGCTGGCTGGCCCTGGCCGTCATCGTCGCCGCCCAGTTCATGGTCGTGCTCGATGTGGCCATCGTGAACGTGGCCCTGCCGTCCATCAAGAACGACCTGCACTTCTCCCAGGAGAACCTGCAGTGGGTGATCACCGCCTACTCGATTCTCTTCGGCGGCGCTCTCCTGCTCGGGGGCCGGCTGGCCGATCTCTTCGGCCGCCGCCGACTGTTCGTGTTCGCCCTGGCCCTCTTCGCCGTCGCCTCGCTCCTCTCCGGGCTGGCCTGGTCGGAAGGCTCCCTGATCTTCTTCCGCGCGCTCCAGGGCCTTGGCGGCGCGCTCCTCTCACCGGCAGCCCTGGCGCTCCTGATGACGACCTTCGCCGAGGGCCGGGAGCGGAACCTGGCCCTGGGCGTGTATGGAGCGGCGGCGGGCAGCGGCGGTGCCGCGGGCGTCCTCCTCGGCGGCGTCCTCACCTCCTACCTCAGCTGGTCGTGGATCTTCTTCATCAACGTGCCGGTTGGCATCTTCCTCATCGCCGTTACCCCGCGGCTGCTCCGGGAGAGCCGAGCCAAGCTCCAGCACCGCACCTTCGACCTCGCTGGCGCTGTGTCCATCACCTCGGGCCTGATGTTGCTCGTCTACGCAATGACCCGGGCCACGCAGATCGGCTGGGGCTCGGTCGACACGATCGCCTTCCTGTCCGCTGCCGTCGCGCTCATCAGCGCCTTCTTCGTCATCGAGAGCCGCTCGAAAGCGCCCCTGCTGCCCCTGCGCATCTTCCGGCTGCGGACCCTGGCCGGGTCGAACCTCACCAGCCTGCTCATCGGCGCGTCGATCTTCTCCATGTTCTTCCTGCTCACTCTCTACATGCAGCAGGTGCTCCACTACTCGGCCATCAAGACCGGCATCGCCTACATCGCCCTCACGTTCTCGATCATCGCCTTCTCGGGCGTTGCCCAACAGCTGACGACCCGGTTCGGCGTGCGCCGAGTGCTCCCGATCGGCATGCTCTTCTCTGCCGCCGCCCTCCTCCTCTTCACCCAGCTGCCTGTGCACGGGCAGTACTTCTGGGACATCTTCCCGGCGTTCCTGCTGGCTGGCATCGGCCTGGCGCTTGCGTTCGTGCCCGTCTCGATCGGCGGTCTGACGGGTGTGCAGGAGGCCGACGCCGGGATCGCGTCCGGTCTCATCAACACCAGTCAGCAGATCGGTGGGGCTGTCGGTCTTGCCGCCGCGGCCACCATCGCGACCACCTTCACGAGCCACTACGTGAGCAGTCACGCCGGGGCGACCATCCAGAGTGGCGCGGCCCTTACCCACGGGTTCCAGATCGCCTTCTACGTCCTCGCCGGCCTGTCCCTCCTCGGGGCCGTGTCCGCGGCCGTGCTCATCGAGCCCCGGGCGAAGGCCGAGGAGGTCGTGGACGCCGGGAACCCGGAAGGCGCGGTCCTCGAGCCGGTGTGA